Below is a genomic region from Thermochromatium tepidum ATCC 43061.
AGGCCGCAGAGGATGGAGCTGCCGATGCGACCGACGCTGGGACGCGCGGCCAGGGTGATGAAGGGCACGCCCAGATAGAGTGACTCGACCAGGGTGGTGCCCGAGTTGTGCGGAAAGCAATCCAGTCCGATGTCGATGCGGCGCAATACGTCCCAGGGTGGGCTGTGATAGCCGATCTCCAGACGTCCGCGTTCGATGCCGTGCGCGGCGAAACGCTCGGCCAGCCGTGCCTGTTCGGCCTCATGGGCAAAGGATTTGCTGTCGACGACGAGGCGTGCCCCGGGGAGTCTTTTTAGGATCTCGGACCAGACGCCGATCACGCGCGGATTGATGCGGATGCCGCGGGTCAGGGTGCCAAAGGTGACCTGACCATCCCGCCGCGCCGGCAGCGGCCCGACCTCACCCATGCCGGGGTGGGGGCGATAGGCGAGGGCGGGCGGATCCAGCCGCCAGGGCCGTTCGGCAAACAGATGATCGGCGTCTGGGGGCACCATGACCGGATCGGTGAGGAAATAATCGATCGCGCTCAGTCCGGTGGTATAGCCATAGCCCATCCAGGAGACCGACACCGGGGCCGGGCGGCGGGCAAAGACGCCCAGGCGATTGCCGGCGGTGTGTCCGGCCAGATCGACCAGGATATCGATGCCATCGGCACGGATGCGCTCGGCCAATTCGTCATCGCTCAGTCGCGACGTCGGTACCCAGCGATCGACCAGGCGACGATAACGCAGGGTCTGTGTATCTGAACCAATGCGTTGAGCGTAAGCCGTGAGTTCAAATTGATTGCGATCATGATTTTCCAGTAGCGGCTCTAAAAAATAACCAATCGAATGGAATCCAAAGTCGGGCGAGACATAGCCAATACGCAGGCGTCGCTCGGGGTCAGGGGTATTGATGAAAGGGCGCCAGGTAACGCGATATGGTTGACTAAATCGGCGATCAAACTCTTGATAAAAAGTAAAGATGTCTTCTGCAGGGCGGTCTGGATGATAATTGAGTGCAAATAATAGATTAGAAAAATAGCTAACTGATTTTGGATCGAGAGCCACGGCTTTTTCGTATGCCTTTATCGCTTCGTCAATTTCTCCAAGATCTTGTAATGAAAGCCCTAGATTATTATA
It encodes:
- a CDS encoding tetratricopeptide repeat protein, with the translated sequence MRLLASQKYAEAESAARRFIDLYPQDPFGWKLIGVIYFYLGRYKEAEHNLLKSITINNKDPESISTLGNALRQQGRIKEALECYDRSLEIDPDHSPALNGKGLCLMDYDRHEEALVCLERALDLNPKQPEIYYNLGGLVGKFGRLIESVNFNRKAIELNPRSAEAYNNLGLSLQDLGEIDEAIKAYEKAVALDPKSVSYFSNLLFALNYHPDRPAEDIFTFYQEFDRRFSQPYRVTWRPFINTPDPERRLRIGYVSPDFGFHSIGYFLEPLLENHDRNQFELTAYAQRIGSDTQTLRYRRLVDRWVPTSRLSDDELAERIRADGIDILVDLAGHTAGNRLGVFARRPAPVSVSWMGYGYTTGLSAIDYFLTDPVMVPPDADHLFAERPWRLDPPALAYRPHPGMGEVGPLPARRDGQVTFGTLTRGIRINPRVIGVWSEILKRLPGARLVVDSKSFAHEAEQARLAERFAAHGIERGRLEIGYHSPPWDVLRRIDIGLDCFPHNSGTTLVESLYLGVPFITLAARPSVGRIGSSILCGLGHPEWIAQSESEYIDKAVALAGDLERLATIRANLRPEFEASPWRDEVGFARRVEQAYRQMWRQWCATAPNNNKA